Proteins from one Ornithodoros turicata isolate Travis unplaced genomic scaffold, ASM3712646v1 ctg00001142.1, whole genome shotgun sequence genomic window:
- the LOC135376523 gene encoding uncharacterized protein LOC135376523 isoform X1, translated as MTTVGIHKSALELHKLLERAVLLSYYDKFVEIGGDNVQQLRDSSDQDIEELINMVDMARKPPHVKRFKKALAEWKPDTVAATSTPADGAEGELHKLLRGADLLSYHDKFMEIGGDNVQQLRDSVGNDFQEVIDLVDMARKPFHVKRLKKALGQWTGQSVTVTSSAADESEGELHELLRLADLLSYHDEFIELGEDNVQQLCDSTDEEFQTLTEHLGMARKPLHVKRLKNVLKQWSRNAAVMTSIPSNESEREVHELLQRADLLAYYDKFIEKGVDNVQQLFDSTAEEFQEFMDLVGMSGFPFQLMRFQNELEQWTGHPATMTPVPAKKPRLSEIHHLLEQAGLLSYCEKFEEIGMDSVQELRNLTDEEFHEVINRVDMAGKPFHVKKLKKVLEEWTGPTGISRSKDMASTSQFDLNMERSPQWEDLRKEMHEAIAEEDEARVLKCLDAAPALKLWLDPVKEKSARYRAVKKKAIRIHGLLVSRGCGLNNKKESSYYQHLSRVYRAEIRRQRYYTKECKESYIYYLKSKSKSHVGCDDFDERLEKMFRELSTDQLNEEILKVVATAPHLDILFDYNSEDVQGITGCSGSRVLGLADYEKQRISIGGGATEAEVRGTFIHESCHLALHLVYKNDGKPYFREDTEMKRRYRAILDDIKRRENDVDLLIRLALMKNEEQEAIVRIPHILTQYGSDHGNTVLEKEVPELRKFFEDTVIPDMQKYIQNGIPSIDATMIEKENARLNKAFNIGKLNIKFENQPKNSVWENSFLHVVTSPELRLLEIMVHNAVQSAGLPYMFFDAKQLESALEDVLLDYKYAFALVTVQQNEGVRKMIKLLSEVSCVTGSKVILLVEDSGKDCLMTKVQQDAFFGERHKVHSIDEASFAHVTYSCKKGVFENSRVRLQGQDVSTFSDATNIDTFLRCVDTAVFLKLCESGNIDLGPPLHELEERVQNYYVEREFRRAVEINLRLCDLDDDNEAFALLGCPHNQVATLLPRGCEPKPKEELRKFEKFVLLQEQRDYAALLEDGHFRNKVVHLLKFDESRTRFLWAKSNGRLSHLLMTGSENYTEDALLNVNDKVVIVSAAPGMGKSMLASRLCTELKTQDKKRWVLYVDLPQRMALVKTASPSLGYLADLCQVRKDGLEFAFFEESLKNGSPFEVVVMLDGFDEVNDECRKCVLGLILFLANKKVYKVYLFTRTVCKPHVQDTLHTVSYDLIPFSDENQNEFLTRYRAQRETPATSNEAFLQKFEQLYGTLKKKNKTILETPLLLHMMAQMESGEITKSDDYSSLLNIVDISGGSSIYTVHIYKMFVEYKHLVHRKEKVKEDISRSAVRGDNHDTKSPFYVNHGLLAMKCIFPQDILKNLLNEDELEEFDPEGSFITDVDSFKEGFVNRINDGGIPEFVHKTFAEFFAAHYLLERAKGRKKSRFRENVVALYGKEDYGAVMMLFDELASASYPLHSAVMNNDDSYVEQVGIQREDMLKVDELKRTPLHVAALHSDEATLKMLPMDDELIKNDLFQMSPFEYVELCSPWKEKFYGMWWEPSRTEASPVQERLDVLCARCSEEAVKRSTQNLRRCETFKQKRHFLGRAIFTALIHDLRGVLDVYLSYVSPKESTVDLHKDIMDQLESRKKRSLRCSAEPSVIGNLDDFEDCDYKTAPFYAKSEVVCKMLLPYCDMGLRDKDGDTMLHNSANEGNLETTQFYLARISINERNKYFRTPLHLAKDAEMVKLLLPLYPSVNVLDYYQQTPMDICAKRDYLEAMKLLLLRTRIYDSHHVRLNTTLHVATYYLSPEAVTFLLPHANAHMLNNRGESCLDVAWTCLRSEKSLESNTVSCLIPHSIVNSPQMFGSSPLYVWARRGVRKVMQTRWPYLRHSDPRHAQRINRRYVDVNEDFQEEIWCLKLLFLHLDVITGDRYGSKLLHDVAREKLRKIQVNYINYMKMLVPPLNLTEQEKLRKIEVNYINYMKMLLPHLNLTEQDYVECSVGNDDIVTLYRRWSHMNNIDDPHIHDVNAEMVDDDGNTKLLIEAEEGNVEAVKIHLSPSSVCFTDEEENTALHLSARNGHTNVVKLLIPLYTSVDVINVDQKTPMHVCASNGHLDVVKLLLLRSRMSFRDNHGWTPLHWACESDEVDIVNFLLPHSFPNMRDTWGFTCCAVSAESSNMNILRCLIPHSLINCPNLIGDSPMRMCAKDYMREELVTLLPYCCDYDAASLLTIHPLSSCKDDTSMEAMPCLKLMVLHSDVSAVDERFCETLSCIREYYVESDSFWRPTETVISLLLKYVPLLLPHTNVSAKDDECNELLQGALRSSEDPELVSFLQKWTRLSDFHS; from the exons ATGACGACCGTTGGGATACATAAATCAGCGCTGGAGCTTCACAAACTCCTTGAACGAGCAGTCCTTCTCTCCTACTACGACAAATTCGTCGAGATAG GCGGGGACAATGTGCAGCAGCTTCGTGACTCCAGTGATCAAGATATCGAGGAGTTGATCAACATGGTAGATATGGCCAGAAAGCCACCTCACGTCAAGAGGTTCAAGAAAGCACTGGCAGAGTGGAAACCAGACACAG TTGCAGCAACGTCCACCCCAGCGGATGGAGCAGAAGGGGAGCTTCACAAGCTACTTCGAGGAGCGGATCTTCTCTCCTACCACGACAAGTTCATGGAGATAG GCGGGGACAATGTTCAGCAGCTTCGTGACTCCGTGGGGAACGATTTCCAGGAAGTGATTGACCTCGTTGATATGGCCAGAAAGCCATTTCACGTCAAGAGACTCAAGAAAGCACTGGGCCAGTGGACAGGACAGTCAG TCACGGTGACGTCCAGTGCGGCCGACGAATCAGAAGGGGAACTTCACGAATTACTTCGACTAGCGGATCTTCTCTCCTACCACGACGAGTTCATCGAACTAG GCGAAGACAATGTGCAGCAGCTTTGTGACTCAACGGACGAAGAGTTCCAGACACTTACCGAGCACCTAGGCATGGCCAGAAAGCCCCTTCACGTGAAAAGATTGAAGAACGTACTCAAACAGTGGTCAAGAAATGCAG CCGTAATGACGTCCATTCCTTCAAACGAGTCGGAGCGTGAAGTTCACGAACTGCTTCAGCGAGCGGATCTCCTCGCCTACTACGACAAGTTCATCGAGAAAG GCGTAGACAATGTCCAGCAGCTTTTTGACTCGACGGCAGAAGAGTTCCAGGAGTTCATGGATCTTGTTGGCATGTCCGGATTTCCTTTTCAACTGATGAGGTTCCAGAATGAACTGGAACAGTGGACAGGACACCCAG ccacaATGACCCCCGTTCCGGCAAAGAAACCGAGACTATCGGAGATTCACCACCTCCTTGAACAAGCGGGTCTCCTCTCTTACTGCGAGAAATTTGAGGAAATCG GCATGGACAGTGTGCAGGAGCTTCGCAACTTGACTGACGAAGAGTTCCACGAGGTCATCAACCGGGTAGACATGGCCGGGAAGCCGTTTCATGTAAAGAAACTCAAGAAGGTACTCGAAGAATGGACGGGGCCCACAG GAATTTCTCGCTCCAAGGACATGGCTTCGACATCTCAATTTGATCTCAACATGGAAAGGTCACCACAGTGGGAAGACCTCAGGAAGGAAATGCACGAAGCCATTGCGGAGGAAGACGAGGCTCGTGTTCTAAAGTGCCTGGATGCTGCACCTGCTTTGAAACTGTGGTTGGACCCTGTTAAAGAAAAATCAGCTCGTTACAGAGCTGTTAAAAAGAAAGCCATCCGTATACATGGCCTCTTAGTCTCGCGTGGATGTGGACTCAACAACAAGAAAGAATCATCGTATTATCAACATCTGTCACGCGTTTATCGAGCTGAAATTCGACGGCAACGATACTACACCAAAGAATGCAAAGAATCCTACATCTATTACTTGAAAAGCAAATCGAAGAGCCACGTCGGATGTGATGACTTCGACGAGCGATTGGAGAAGATGTTCAGGGAACTTTCAACCGACCAATTAAACGAGGAAATATTGAAAGTTGTTGCCACAGCACCGCATCTGGATATACTATTCGACTACAACAGTGAAGACGTTCAGGGGATCACGGGGTGCAGCGGCAGCCGCGTCCTCGGACTTGCTGATTATGAAAAGCAAAGAATTTCTATCGGAGGCGGAGCAACGGAAGCCGAAGTCCGGGGCACGTTTATTCACGAATCCTGTCATTTGGCACTTCATCTGGTGTATAAAAATGACGGCAAGCCATATTTCCGCGAAGATACCGAAATGAAACGGAGATACAGAGCCATTCTGGATGACATAAAACGAAGAGAAAACGATGTGGATCTCTTGATACGACTAGCTTTGatgaaaaatgaagaacaagaAGCGATTGTTCGTATCCCACACATACTAACTCAATATGGCAGCGATCATGGAAATACGGTTCTCGAAAAAGAGGTACCAGAATTACGAAAGTTTTTCGAGGATACTGTCATACCGGACATGCAGAAATACATTCAAAATGGAATCCCGTCCATAGATGCGACAATgatagaaaaggaaaacgcgAGACTCAACAAAGCTTTCAACATTGGCAAACTCAACATCAAATTCGAGAACCAACCGAAGAACAGTGTCTGGGAGAACTCGTTTCTTCACGTAGTTACGAGCCCAGAACTGAGGCTTCTCGAAATAATGGTTCACAACGCTGTGCAATCTGCGGGACTTCCGTACATGTTTTTCGATGCAAAACAGCTGGAATCCGCACTGGAGGATGTGTTACTAGACTACAAATATGCTTTTGCGCTTGTAACGGTCCAACAAAATGAAGGCGTCCGAAAGATGATTAAACTTCTCAGTGAAGTCTCTTGTGTCACTGGATCAAAAGTCATCTTGCTCGTGGAAGACAGTGGCAAAGACTGCTTGATGACAAAAGTGCAACAAGATGCATTCTTTGGCGAGAGGCACAAAGTTCACAGCATCGACGAAGCAAGCTTTGCACATGTCACGTATAGCTGCAAAAAAGGAGTTTTCGAAAATTCCCGCGTAAGACTTCAGGGCCAAGACGTTTCTACATTTTCGGACGCAACGAATATAGATACCTTCTTACGCTGCGTAGACACTGCGGTTTTCCTAAAGCTATGTGAGTCGGGGAACATTGACCTGGGACCTCCTCTTCATGAACTGGAAGAGCGTGTTCAGAACTATTACGTGGAAAGAGAGTTCAGAAGAGCCGTGGAAATTAACTTGAGACTATGCGATCTAGACGACGACAATGAGGCTTTCGCACTTCTGGGCTGTCCACACAATCAGGTCGCAACACTTCTACCTCGCGGTTGCGAGCCAAAACCCAAGGAGGAATTAAGGAAGTTCGAGAAATTCGTACTCCTGCAAGAGCAACGTGACTACGCAGCTCTCCTGGAAGATGGTCATTTCCGAAACAAAGTAGTGCACCTGCTAAAGTTCGACGAATCTCGTACAAGATTCTTGTGGGCCAAATCAAATGGTCGTCTCAGTCACCTTCTAATGACTGGAAGTGAGAATTACACTGAGGACGCGTTGTTGAACGTAAACGATAAGGTTGTCATAGTCTCTGCTGCACCAGGTATGGGAAAGAGTATGCTGGCATCTCGGTTGTGCACAGAGTTGAAAACTCAAGACAAGAAGAGGTGGGTGCTCTATGTCGACCTTCCTCAGAGAATGGCATTAGTGAAAACTGCGTCGCCTAGTCTGGGATATCTAGCGGATCTGTGCCAAGTACGAAAGGATGGTCTGGAGTTCGCTTTCTTCGAAGAAAGCTTGAAGAATGGTAGCCCTTTCGAGGTCGTCGTCATGTTGGATGGCTTCGATGAAGTCAACGACGAATGCCGCAAGTGTGTGCTGGGCCTTATACTGTTTCTTGCTAACAAAAAAGTTTACAAGGTGTACCTTTTTACTCGCACCGTGTGTAAACCCCATGTACAAGATACCTTGCACACTGTGTCATATGACCTCATTcctttttctgatgaaaaccAGAATGAATTCCTCACAAGATATAGGGCCCAAAGAGAAACTCCAGCCACCAGCAATGAGGCATTTCTGCAAAAATTCGAGCAACTGTATGGGacattgaagaagaaaaacaagacaATCCTAGAAACCCCTCTCCTACTTCATATGATGGCTCAGATGGAGAGCGGGGAAATTACAAAGTCTGACGATTACTCTTCGCTCCTTAATATTGTTGACATTTCCGGTGGGAGCAGTATATACACTGTACACATCTACAAGATGTTTGTCGAGTACAAGCATCTTGTGCACCGTAAAGAGAAGGTGAAGGAAGACATCTCCCGAAGTGCTGTGCGAGGGGACAACCATGACACGAAGTCTCCGTTCTACGTAAACCATGGTCTCCTGGCTATGAAGTGTATATTTCCTCAGGATATATTGAAGAACTTATTGAATGAAGACGAATTAGAGGAGTTCGATCCCGAAGGAAGTTTCATCACCGACGTTGATTCTTTCAAAGAAGGTTTTGTGAATAGAATTAACGATGGAGGAATTCCCGAGTTCGTTCATAAGACCTTCGCTGAATTTTTCGCAGCTCACTACCTGTTGGAAAGggcaaaaggaagaaaaaaatccaGGTTTAGGGAAAACGTCGTCGCATTGTATGGTAAAGAAGACTACGGGGCTGTAATGATGTTGTTCGATGAACTGGCGTCGGCGTCCTATCCACTTCACTCTGCCGTGATGAACAATGATGATTCATATGTTGAGCAAGTCGGTATTCAAAGAGAGGACATGTTGAAGGTGGATGAGCTCAAAAGGACGCCATTGCACGTAGCAGCTCTGCATTCTGATGAAGCAACATTGAAGATGCTTCCAATGGATGACGAACTAATCAAGAATGATTTGTTTCAAATGTCACCATTCGAGTACGTGGAGCTCTGTTCTCCATGGAAGGAAAAATTCTATGGGATGTGGTGGGAACCTTCTCGGACTGAGGCTTCACCTGTGCAAGAGAGACTCGACGTATTATGCGCTCGATGCAGTGAGGAAGCAGTGAAACGTTCTACCCAAAATCTGCGCAGGTGTGAAACCTTCAagcaaaagagacattttctCGGACGAGCAATATTCACGGCTCTGATACACGACCTGCGAGGCGTTTTAGACGTGTATCTGAGCTATGTGTCCCCGAAAGAGAGTACAGTAGATCTGCACAAAGACATCATGGACCAATTAGAATCACGCAAGAAACGAAGCTTGAGATGTTCTGCAGAGCCTTCGGTAATTGGAAACCTTGATGACTTTGAGGACTGTGACTATAAAACTGCCCCTTTTTACGCAAAGTCGGAGGTTGTTTGCAAAATGCTCCTTCCTTACTGCGATATGGGACTTCGTGACAAGGATGGAGACACAATGTTGCACAATAGCGCGAATGAGGGAAATCTGGAGACAACACAGTTTTACCTCGCACGTATATCCATTAACGAAAGAAATAAATACTTTCGAACTCCTTTGCACTTGGCTAAAGATGCAGAGATGGTGAAGCTACTTCTTCCTCTTTATCCCTCAGTGAATGTTCTCGATTATTATCAACAAACTCCTATGGATATATGTGCAAAGAGAGATTATTTGGAGGCCATGAAGTTGTTACTCCTTCGCACTCGGATATATGACTCACATCACGTGAGACTGAACACAACGCTTCATGTGGCTACTTACTATCTTTCCCCTGAAGCTGTGACGTTTCTTCTTCCTCACGCAAATGCGCACATGCttaacaacagaggagaatcaTGCTTAGACGTTGCTTGGACTTGTTTGAGATCTGAGAAGAGTTTGGAGTCCAACACTGTGAGCTGTCTCATCCCACACTCGATCGTGAACTCACCTCAAATGTTCGGCTCGTCACCGTTGTACGTCTGGGCGAGACGTGGTGTAAGGAAAGTGATGCAAACTCGATGGCCTTATTTGCGACACAGTGACCCTAGGCATGCACAGAGGATCAACAGAAGATATGTGGACGTGAACGAGGATTTCCAAGAAGAAATTTGGTGTCTGAAACTTCTCTTCCTCCATTTAGATGTCATCACTGGTGATCGTTATGGCAGTAAACTGCTACATGATGTGGCTAGGGAGAAGCTACGTAAAATACAAGTTAATTATATTAATTACATGAAGATGTTAGTGCCGCCTTTAAATCTCACTGAGCAGGAGAAGCTACGTAAAATAGAAGTTAATTATATTAATTACATGAAGATGTTACTGCCGCATTTAAATCTCACTGAGCAGGATTATGTAGAGTGTAGCGTAGGAAATGACGACATTGTTACCTTATATCGAAGATGGTCGCACATGAATAACATCGATGATCCCCATATTCACGATGTCAACGCGGAAATGGTCGACGACGATGGCAATACGAAGTTGCTCATAGAAGCAGAGGAAGGAAATGTGGAAGCTGTTAAGATTCACCTCTCCCCTTCATCCGTGTGCTTTACAGATGAAGAAGAGAACACTGCATTGCACTTGAGCGCGAGGAACGGACACACAAATGTGGTGAAGCTTCTCATTCCTCTTTATACATCAGTGGACGTGATCAATGTGGATCAAAAAACGCCCATGCATGTGTGCGCCTCAAATGGACACCTGGACGTTGTAAAGTTATTATTACTCCGCTCTAGAATGAGTTTCCGTGACAATCATGGATGGACACCTCTTCACTGGGCCTGTGAAAGTGATGAAGTTGATATCGTGAACTTCCTtcttccccactccttccctaATATGCGCGATACTTGGGGTTTCACGTGCTGCGCTGTTTCCGCTGAAAGTAGCAACATGAATATTCTGAGATGTCTCATCCCTCACTCTCTTATAAACTGTCCTAATTTGATAGGCGATTCACCAATGCGAATGTGTGCAAAAGATTATATGAGAGAAGAGCTGGTGACATTATTGCCATATTGTTGTGATTATGACGCAGCGAGTTTATTGACTATTCACCCGCTGTCATCTTGTAAGGACGATACGAGTATGGAAGCTATGCCTTGTCTGAAACTGATGGTTCTCCACTCAGATGTCAGTGCAGTAGATGAGCGTTTCTGTGAAACACTCAGCTGCATTCGAGAGTATTATGTAGAGAGTGATTCATTCTGGCGTCCAACAGAGACTGTGATATCACTACTCCTGAAATATGTTCCTCTCTTGCTTCCTCATACAAATGTTTCTGCTAAGGACGATGAATGCAACGAACTATTACAAGGAGCCCTCCGAAGTAGCGAAGATCCCGAATTGGTTAGCTTCCTTCAGAAATGGACTCGCTTGAGTGACTTCCATTCATGA